In Haloplasma contractile SSD-17B, the genomic stretch GGTAGATTTTGTAGAGCGGTTAAATTGGTGTTTACATATTTCTTTAAGTATGGCATTACCATTATAAAAAGTTCTATTTTTGGCCTGTTTCTCCCTTTAGAGCTTAGAGTACATATCATTTTAATAACAACCTCTTATGTTTGACTACAATTATTACTATTAAGGTTACACACTCTTTATATAAGCATTATGATAGTAACACCTTTCTCTAGGAAAACATTAAAGGCTACCCGTTAGTTGTTAGGTAGCCCTTAATGTTTTTCTTAATTTAATTAGTCTTCCATTGTATCTAGACCAAAGAATTCCTTTGCTTCCTCTAGATATTGTGCAGGACAATATTCGTAAAGGTCAATTGTATTCCCTTGTTCATCTACATAATAACCACATTCTTTTGTCAGTGCTTCACATCTTGCTTCAGGTTTTACTAGGTATTTAGTACAATCAACATCTTTAATGAGTTCTTTGTTACCATCATACTCAAAATAGCGCTGATCAACTTCAACTAAAAAGTTTCTTATTCGATTAATTTGTTCAACCTTTTCATCTTTCTGATTGTTAAAGTCATCTACTGCTGTTTCTATATTAGAATAGGTTGTCTCATAACGATTACTAACACCGTTCACATTTTGCTTCAATTGATTATACGCTTCATTTAATGTCTTGTCCTCCACAATAAACATAGCTAATACTAAAGTAAAAGAGATTAACACTAATTTTTTCATAAACTCATCTCCTATAATTAATATCTACCTGTTAGTATTCGTAAATTATAATAAATCAAACCTTCCAAATTTTTCAGTATGTATTGAATTGACTTGCAATATAATAGAATGAAGAGCTATAACCGATTAAACTCTTTAGAATAAATTCTCTTTTTACTATATTTTATTATTCTGTCAAGTAACGACACTATTTTTATTTGACCTTTTGTATTATTCAATGTAGAATTACATAAGAGGTTAGAATTTCCATACATGTTCTAATATGTATATATGACTATTTGGTATTTTAAATACATTCATATTTAAATACTACTCAACAAAATTAGGAGGTAATCATAATGAGTTTAATTCCAACTGTTATAGAACAAACAGGTAAGGGTGAGCGTGCATATGATATTTACTCTCGCTTACTAAAAGATCGAATCATTATGCTAAGCGGTGAAATTAATGATCATCTTTCAAACAGTGTCGTATCACAGTTATTATTTTTAGCATCTGAGGATCCTGATAAAGATATTCACGTATATATTAATAGTCCTGGTGGATCGATTACTGCCGGAATGGCAATCTATGATACCATGAATTACATCAAACCAGATGTTTGTACAATCTGTGTTGGTATGGCTGCTTCAATGGGGTCATTCTTGTTATCAAGTGGAGCTAAAGGAAAACGCTATTCACTTCCTAACAGTGAGATTATGATTCATCAACCATTAGGAGGGGCACAAGGTCAAGCAACTGAAATTCGTATTGCTGCTGAACGAATCATCCGAATTAAAGAGCGTTTAAATACTATATTAGCAGCTAATACAGGTCAAGACCTTGAAGTAATTGAACGTGATACAGAGCGTGATTTCTTTATGTTTGCAGATGAAGCGCGTGAATATGGACTAGTTGATAAAATAATTGAACAATAAATAATTATTTTTACCACAAAAAAGGAACCGAATAGAATACTCGGTTCCTTTTTTATATTCTTTGCCTCATCCCTGTAATACGGGATAAAAAAAAGCAGTTCTTTATGTGTGTCAATTATTTAATTTGAATTTTATATGTTATATTATCCAGTTGTGATAGGTTAAAGTTTACTTTTTTATACTTGTTAAATGTCTTTCTTACAAAATAGACATGGTACAAGTACAGTACTAAATTATACAGTTGATAGATGACACCTGCTGCAAACGGTATACTCATTAATGAAAACTTATTAACAGCTCTACCGAATAACATCACAGAATAGTTTAATGTATAATGCTTATCAGCATATACATTTAACATAATGAACACAAACATAAAAATCCCCATTAGCGTTAAAAACTTATGTGCCTTAGTTACTACCTTACGATTATCCATCCATTTTCTTAATGG encodes the following:
- the clpP gene encoding ATP-dependent Clp endopeptidase proteolytic subunit ClpP: MSLIPTVIEQTGKGERAYDIYSRLLKDRIIMLSGEINDHLSNSVVSQLLFLASEDPDKDIHVYINSPGGSITAGMAIYDTMNYIKPDVCTICVGMAASMGSFLLSSGAKGKRYSLPNSEIMIHQPLGGAQGQATEIRIAAERIIRIKERLNTILAANTGQDLEVIERDTERDFFMFADEAREYGLVDKIIEQ